A genomic segment from Rahnella aceris encodes:
- the pepB gene encoding aminopeptidase PepB, whose protein sequence is MSSEVTTNEAMSVFLSSQPADARWGEKATLSTDSAGMTIHLNGGDVLTVIARAARRIDGQGVKNVKLAGEGWDLENSWAFWQGFRGPKGTRNVEWAELSEDDANTLKQRLKIIDWVRNTINTPAEDLSPEQLATRAVDLMCEFGNEKVSYRITKGDDLRQQSYMGIHTVGRGSDRPPVLLALDYNPGGDADAPVYACLVGKGITFDTGGYSLKPSASMDSMKADMGGAATLTGALALAAANGLNKRVKLYLCCADNMVSGNALKLGDIIRYRNGKTVEVMNTDAEGRLVLADGLIDASAQKPELIIDAATLTGAAKTALGNDYHALFSFDDGLAGELLESAKAEHEPFWRLPLEEFHRSHLPSNFAELNNIAGPAHTAGASTAAAFLSHFVTDYKKGWLHIDCSATYRKSAADQWSAGATGLGVRTVANLLLAKAK, encoded by the coding sequence AATGTCCGTATTCCTTTCTTCCCAGCCTGCTGATGCGCGCTGGGGCGAAAAAGCCACACTGAGCACCGATTCCGCCGGTATGACCATTCATTTGAATGGCGGCGATGTGCTGACGGTCATTGCCCGTGCCGCGCGTCGTATCGACGGTCAGGGTGTTAAAAATGTTAAACTGGCGGGTGAAGGCTGGGATCTCGAAAATAGCTGGGCATTCTGGCAAGGCTTCCGTGGCCCGAAAGGCACACGCAACGTTGAATGGGCAGAATTGTCCGAAGATGACGCGAACACGCTTAAACAACGGCTGAAAATCATCGACTGGGTACGTAATACCATTAATACCCCGGCAGAGGATTTGTCCCCTGAACAACTGGCGACCCGCGCGGTTGATCTGATGTGTGAATTCGGTAATGAAAAAGTCAGCTACCGCATCACCAAAGGCGACGACCTGCGTCAGCAAAGTTATATGGGTATCCACACCGTGGGCCGCGGTTCTGACCGTCCGCCGGTATTACTGGCGCTGGATTACAACCCGGGCGGCGACGCAGATGCACCGGTTTACGCCTGTCTGGTCGGCAAAGGTATCACTTTTGATACCGGCGGTTACAGCCTGAAGCCAAGCGCGTCAATGGATTCCATGAAAGCGGATATGGGCGGCGCGGCCACGCTGACCGGCGCACTGGCGCTGGCTGCGGCGAACGGTCTGAATAAACGTGTGAAACTGTATCTGTGCTGCGCGGATAACATGGTCAGCGGCAATGCACTGAAACTGGGCGACATTATCCGCTACCGCAACGGTAAAACCGTTGAAGTGATGAACACCGACGCCGAAGGCCGTCTGGTGCTGGCTGATGGCCTGATCGACGCTTCTGCGCAAAAGCCTGAACTGATCATTGATGCGGCCACGCTGACCGGTGCGGCGAAAACTGCGCTGGGTAACGATTATCACGCACTGTTCAGCTTTGACGATGGACTGGCAGGCGAACTGCTGGAAAGCGCGAAAGCCGAACACGAACCGTTCTGGCGTCTGCCACTGGAAGAATTCCACCGTTCACATCTGCCGTCTAACTTTGCCGAGTTGAACAACATTGCCGGTCCTGCACACACTGCGGGCGCAAGCACAGCCGCTGCGTTCTTGTCTCATTTCGTCACTGACTATAAGAAAGGCTGGCTGCACATCGACTGTTCCGCAACGTACCGCAAAAGCGCGGCGGATCAGTGGTCTGCCGGTGCGACAGGTCTGGGGGTGCGTACCGTCGCCAACCTGCTGTTAGCTAAGGCGAAGTAA
- the sseB gene encoding enhanced serine sensitivity protein SseB — protein MSVPHDHLPASAAATDGENELERLLRLSVTAPAWRPAFYQTLLESTVFVLGDAGQDDAEKQGSVAITAGSELNVLHWEKQDGSSIIPFFSSVEVLEKASAGESPDEQAFVALPARVLFEMTQGEELFLNPKSEYGKEFTPNEVTLLLSNGGLNAPSELVLDKESQLLIGQPEEYPSAMIDALTTLFTQKKPVRRAFMALIHDKAVDEQPNLLIGVEADGDEQEIDALIREAGNVASETSPDERPVDFCIVSEKERGISHYLISHTQPFYQRKWGSWLRNIIPSSGQA, from the coding sequence ATGAGTGTCCCACACGATCATCTCCCTGCCAGCGCGGCGGCGACCGACGGTGAAAACGAGCTGGAGCGCCTGCTCCGCCTGTCTGTCACCGCGCCTGCCTGGCGTCCGGCGTTTTATCAAACTTTGCTGGAGTCCACCGTGTTTGTGCTCGGTGATGCAGGGCAGGATGACGCTGAAAAGCAGGGCAGTGTGGCGATTACCGCAGGCAGTGAACTGAATGTTTTGCACTGGGAAAAACAGGACGGCAGCTCAATCATTCCTTTCTTTTCCTCTGTGGAGGTTCTGGAAAAAGCCAGTGCCGGCGAAAGCCCGGATGAGCAGGCGTTTGTCGCGCTGCCTGCCCGCGTGTTGTTTGAAATGACACAAGGGGAGGAGTTGTTTCTGAATCCGAAGTCGGAGTACGGCAAGGAATTCACCCCGAACGAGGTCACGCTGTTGCTGAGCAATGGCGGGTTAAATGCGCCGTCTGAGCTGGTGCTGGATAAAGAAAGCCAGCTGCTGATCGGCCAGCCGGAGGAGTATCCTTCCGCCATGATCGACGCGCTCACCACGCTTTTCACTCAGAAGAAACCGGTGCGCCGTGCATTTATGGCGCTGATCCACGATAAAGCCGTGGATGAACAGCCAAACCTGCTGATTGGCGTCGAAGCGGACGGTGATGAGCAGGAGATTGACGCGCTGATCCGCGAGGCAGGGAATGTGGCGAGTGAAACCTCTCCCGACGAGCGTCCGGTGGATTTCTGTATCGTTTCTGAAAAAGAGCGTGGCATCAGCCATTATCTGATCAGCCACACCCAGCCGTTCTATCAGCGCAAGTGGGGAAGCTGGTTACGCAATATTATTCCTTCGTCAGGACAGGCATAA